A region of the Candidatus Thermoplasmatota archaeon genome:
ATTCCGGCGCGATCCCCATGGCCGCTCCCGCGCGATCCGCTCCCCGATCCGTCGCCCGCCTGTTCCACCTCGGACCGTCCCACTACTGCGAGAAGGCGCGCAAGATCCTGCAGTTCAAGCGCATCCCCTTCGAACTCGTGGACGTCCCCTACGGGAACCACCAGCAGGTCATCCGCGAGACGGGGCAGGACTACGTCCCGGCCGTCGTGACCACCGAGGGCAAACCGGTCCTCTGGCCGGAGATCGCCGACTGGGCGCAGCGCGAGAGGCCCGAGCCGACGCTGTATCCGGGCGCGGGTCCGGCGCACGTTCGCGCGCGCTGCCGCGTGATCGAGCACTGGGCCCACAACGTGGTGGAGGAGCTCGTGTGGCGCTACGTCGTGGCCGACGTTCCCGAACGCATCGCGGACCCGCAGGCGCGGTGGGTGTTCGTCGAGCTCCAGGAGCGCAAGCGCGGGCCGCTCGAGGCGATGGCCGCACGCAAGGGCGAGTTCTTGGCGGGCGTGAAGGAGGTCTGCGGCCTCATGCAGGGCGTGCTTGCCGACAACGCCTATTTCCTGGGCGACAAGCCGAGCCTCGCGGACTTTGCGCTCTACGGGGCGCTGCATCCCCTGGGCTTCAGCGGGAACGAGATTCCGCGCGAGTTCGCGCCGCTGCGCACCTGGCACGAGCGCGTCGACCGGCTCTAGCGGGGCATCGAGAAGCCCGTGCCGGTGAAGAAGGCGAGGATGCCGCCGACCAGGACGATCACGACGAGGTAGTGCGCGCCGTTGATGATCGCAAGCTCGTTCGAGCGCCCCTCGAAGACCGCGTTTGTCACAAGCGTCGTCGCGACGAAGCCGACCCACACGAGGACGCCCACGAGCGCGCCCTCGGAGAACTTGGTCGCCTCGGCGTAGTCCACGATGAACGACATGACGACGGCCATGACAAGCGACGAGAAGATCGCCACGG
Encoded here:
- a CDS encoding glutathione S-transferase family protein, translated to MAAPARSAPRSVARLFHLGPSHYCEKARKILQFKRIPFELVDVPYGNHQQVIRETGQDYVPAVVTTEGKPVLWPEIADWAQRERPEPTLYPGAGPAHVRARCRVIEHWAHNVVEELVWRYVVADVPERIADPQARWVFVELQERKRGPLEAMAARKGEFLAGVKEVCGLMQGVLADNAYFLGDKPSLADFALYGALHPLGFSGNEIPREFAPLRTWHERVDRL